One genomic region from Acidobacteriota bacterium encodes:
- a CDS encoding TAXI family TRAP transporter solute-binding subunit, protein MYRLLRPALPLLLALVASACGGGTGSGGRSFVNLGTAPPGGAFFVVGSALSEVLAASTGDRGWQVTAEATSGSQENIRRLTQGELDFALSNAAITYFAVRGGEGWDRAYPMQSVMTLAPNVALFIARAGSGIARITDLRGRRVVIGPAGAGFEFFVQPILAAHGVSYADFTPLNATQSAAVDMLADGSAAAVFLGGAIPTASITQAASSQDLVFVPFDEQARARLAADYSFFAPATIPAGTYRGQDADFHGLDVGSMHLITSEAQDEDLVYEVTKLLYEQRQQVVEKHPAGRAINPTNVVRDTGTPFHPGAIRYYREIGIWPN, encoded by the coding sequence ATGTACCGACTGCTCCGTCCGGCCCTTCCCCTCCTGCTCGCCCTCGTTGCCTCGGCTTGTGGAGGCGGCACGGGGTCGGGTGGCCGCTCGTTCGTCAACCTCGGCACCGCGCCGCCCGGCGGGGCCTTCTTCGTCGTGGGCAGCGCGCTGTCCGAGGTGCTGGCGGCGTCGACGGGCGATCGCGGCTGGCAGGTGACGGCCGAGGCGACGAGCGGATCGCAGGAGAACATTCGGCGGCTGACGCAGGGCGAGCTCGACTTCGCGCTGTCGAACGCCGCGATCACGTACTTCGCCGTGCGCGGGGGAGAGGGCTGGGACCGGGCCTACCCCATGCAGTCGGTGATGACGCTCGCGCCGAACGTGGCGCTGTTCATCGCGCGGGCCGGCAGCGGGATCGCGCGCATCACCGATCTGCGGGGCAGGCGCGTCGTGATCGGGCCGGCCGGCGCGGGCTTCGAGTTCTTCGTGCAGCCCATCCTCGCCGCGCACGGCGTCAGCTATGCCGACTTCACGCCGCTGAACGCGACGCAGTCGGCCGCCGTCGACATGCTCGCCGACGGCTCGGCGGCGGCGGTGTTCCTCGGCGGCGCCATCCCCACGGCCTCGATCACGCAGGCCGCCTCGTCGCAGGATCTGGTCTTCGTGCCGTTCGACGAGCAGGCCCGGGCACGCCTCGCGGCCGACTACTCGTTCTTCGCGCCCGCGACCATTCCCGCCGGCACCTACCGCGGCCAGGATGCCGACTTCCACGGGCTCGACGTCGGCTCGATGCATCTCATCACCAGCGAGGCGCAGGACGAAGACCTGGTCTACGAGGTGACGAAGCTGCTCTACGAGCAGCGGCAGCAGGTCGTCGAGAAGCACCCGGCCGGCCGCGCCATCAATCCGACCAACGTCGTGCGCGACACGGGCACGCCGTTTCACCCAGGCGCGATCCGCTACTACCGCGAGATCGGCATCTGGCCGAACTGA
- a CDS encoding acetamidase/formamidase family protein produces the protein MTSVLARRAAWVCVVVGAVVTVAPGSAQVIRYEPTAGVPTFTKREPVLRVKPGDVVDTRTHSEPGDYYERPGGRWPGEVGPFYVEGATTNDTLVVKILKLRPNRTTAVSRVRPNGISAVAADRSTRMLNDPLPERHFEWRLDLERNVGILDLPNSKIGRIEAPLAPMLGRVAVAPAGEEAFGGLWPGNFGGNMDAADIREGVTVYLPIFHDGAYFYFGDGHALQGDGEIAGSGLETTMDVTFEFDVIKGRRIAWPRIEDDTHIMVAGSVRPLVDAFRIAHVELIEWLVADYGFDRMDAYQVLSQVGTARLANVVDPNYTVVARFPKALLRKE, from the coding sequence ATGACGAGCGTGCTGGCGCGGCGAGCGGCGTGGGTGTGTGTGGTTGTCGGTGCGGTGGTGACGGTCGCGCCGGGCTCGGCGCAGGTCATCCGCTACGAGCCCACGGCCGGTGTGCCGACCTTCACGAAGCGCGAGCCCGTGCTGCGCGTGAAGCCCGGCGACGTCGTCGACACGCGCACGCACTCGGAGCCGGGCGACTACTACGAGCGCCCGGGCGGCCGGTGGCCCGGCGAGGTCGGCCCCTTCTACGTCGAGGGCGCGACGACGAACGACACGCTGGTCGTGAAGATCCTGAAGCTGCGGCCGAACCGCACGACGGCGGTGTCGCGCGTGCGGCCGAACGGCATCAGTGCGGTCGCCGCCGACCGCAGCACGCGGATGCTCAACGACCCGCTGCCCGAGCGTCACTTCGAGTGGCGGCTCGACCTCGAGCGGAACGTCGGCATCCTCGACCTGCCGAACTCGAAGATCGGGCGCATCGAGGCGCCGCTCGCGCCCATGTTGGGGCGCGTGGCCGTGGCGCCGGCCGGCGAGGAGGCCTTTGGCGGGCTCTGGCCCGGCAACTTCGGCGGCAACATGGACGCGGCCGACATCCGTGAGGGCGTCACCGTCTACCTGCCGATCTTCCACGACGGCGCGTACTTCTACTTCGGCGACGGACACGCCCTGCAGGGCGACGGTGAGATTGCCGGGTCGGGCCTCGAGACGACGATGGACGTCACCTTCGAGTTCGACGTCATCAAGGGGCGGCGCATCGCGTGGCCGCGCATCGAGGACGACACCCACATCATGGTCGCCGGCAGCGTCCGACCGCTCGTCGACGCGTTCCGGATCGCGCACGTGGAGCTCATCGAGTGGCTCGTGGCCGACTACGGCTTCGACCGGATGGACGCCTACCAGGTGCTCTCGCAGGTCGGCACGGCGCGCCTCGCGAACGTGGTCGATCCGAACTACACGGTGGTGGCGAGGTTTCCGAAAGCCCTGCTGCGCAAGGAGTAA
- a CDS encoding 2-oxoisovalerate dehydrogenase codes for MTELVFLVEQAPEGGYTARALGEAVFTEADTLEHLREAVREAVRCHYEAGTEPKVIRLHVVHHELLTT; via the coding sequence TTGACGGAGCTCGTGTTCCTCGTCGAGCAGGCGCCAGAAGGGGGCTACACCGCCCGCGCCCTGGGTGAGGCGGTGTTCACTGAAGCCGATACGCTCGAACACCTGCGAGAGGCGGTGCGGGAAGCCGTGCGGTGCCACTACGAAGCGGGCACTGAACCCAAGGTGATTCGCCTGCACGTCGTGCATCACGAGCTGCTGACCACTTGA
- a CDS encoding TolC family protein codes for MISTACVRHDGVRRGRRLLPLAVALGVWLAPAASSAQPADPLDVPSGNVRLTLDDAVERAVAASYRVAEFASREEAARAALAVRTAAKLPVVGALAGYTRTNHVDEFGIPGSPGTPPRIIYPDVPDNWRARLDLQWPVYTSGRVAALERAASADVGAAGRDVAVAEADARLDAARAFWTLATAIEAVRVVERALDLVDAHLHDVRTRREVGLLAPNDVLMVEAQRSRQRVLLIEAQNAREVAEADLRRAAGLPPGTAIAIAADLGTPAATTPSFESLLRAARASRPERQALELRIAAFTDRRAAAGAALKPTVALGAGVDYARPNPRIFPRAGDWNESWDVSVNVSWSFWDGGRTKAEMAEVAALQRALEQRLADFDRTLDFEVRQRHLDLVAARAAIGAATDGVRSATEAVRVVTDRFKAGLVANTEVLEAQVALIDAELTRTRSAAGAHLALARLERVVGGPLQP; via the coding sequence ATGATCAGCACAGCGTGCGTTCGACACGACGGCGTTCGGCGCGGCCGGCGCCTCCTTCCCCTGGCGGTCGCCCTTGGCGTCTGGCTGGCTCCGGCGGCCTCGAGCGCCCAGCCCGCCGACCCACTCGACGTACCGTCAGGCAACGTCAGGCTGACGCTGGACGATGCCGTCGAGCGCGCGGTCGCCGCGAGCTACCGCGTCGCCGAGTTCGCCTCGCGCGAAGAGGCCGCGCGCGCGGCGCTGGCGGTGCGCACGGCGGCGAAGCTGCCGGTCGTTGGCGCGCTTGCCGGCTACACGCGTACGAATCACGTCGACGAGTTCGGCATTCCCGGCAGCCCCGGCACGCCGCCGCGCATCATCTATCCCGACGTGCCCGACAACTGGCGCGCGCGGCTCGACCTGCAGTGGCCGGTGTACACCTCGGGGCGCGTCGCGGCCCTCGAGCGTGCCGCGTCGGCCGACGTCGGCGCCGCGGGCCGTGACGTGGCCGTGGCCGAGGCCGACGCGCGTCTCGACGCGGCGCGCGCGTTCTGGACGCTCGCCACCGCCATCGAGGCCGTGCGGGTCGTGGAGCGCGCGCTCGACCTGGTCGACGCGCACTTGCACGACGTGCGAACGCGGCGCGAGGTCGGCCTGCTCGCGCCGAACGACGTGCTGATGGTCGAGGCGCAGCGCTCGCGCCAGCGCGTCCTGCTCATCGAGGCGCAGAACGCGCGCGAGGTGGCCGAAGCCGACCTTCGTCGCGCCGCCGGCCTGCCGCCGGGCACCGCCATCGCCATCGCGGCCGACCTCGGCACGCCGGCCGCCACCACCCCATCGTTCGAGTCGCTGCTTCGGGCCGCGCGAGCCAGCCGGCCGGAGCGGCAGGCGCTCGAGCTCAGGATCGCCGCGTTCACCGACCGGCGCGCGGCGGCGGGCGCGGCGCTCAAGCCCACGGTGGCCCTGGGTGCGGGGGTCGATTACGCCCGGCCGAACCCGCGCATCTTCCCGCGTGCTGGCGACTGGAACGAATCGTGGGACGTGAGCGTGAACGTCTCGTGGTCGTTCTGGGACGGCGGCCGCACGAAGGCCGAGATGGCCGAGGTCGCTGCCCTGCAGCGCGCGCTCGAGCAGCGGCTCGCCGACTTCGACCGCACGCTCGACTTCGAGGTACGACAGCGGCACCTCGATCTCGTTGCCGCCCGGGCGGCCATCGGCGCGGCGACCGATGGCGTCCGCAGCGCCACCGAGGCCGTGCGCGTGGTCACCGACCGGTTCAAGGCCGGGCTCGTCGCTAACACGGAGGTGCTCGAGGCGCAAGTCGCCCTCATCGACGCCGAGCTGACGCGGACCCGCAGCGCGGCCGGCGCACACCTCGCGCTCGCCCGTCTCGAGCGGGTGGTCGGGGGGCCGCTGCAGCCATGA
- a CDS encoding Na/Pi cotransporter family protein: MAMSVVGGLGIFMLGMKHMSEGMQAVAGNSLRRMIRLVTDHRLLATAVGTGVTMLVQSSSITTVIVVGLVNAGLMQLHQAIGVIMGANIGTTITGWILVLKLGAWGLPILGGAALWYVFARRDRPRFIAMAVMGLGMVFFGLELMKDGFAPMKDVPVFVEAFAWFEADTYWGVLKCAAIGCLLTLLVQSSSATLGITIGLAATGVIPFTTAAALVLGENIGTTITVVLASIGATTVAKRAALAHVLFNTIGVLWITAIFRWYVALVAGVVERMHGIDPLTASFATASDPAALAVAVTAAIALTHSGFNVVNTLVFLPFLRPFARLLERLVRGPRVKEVRRLRPIDTRTVDAPVLGVEQSRAEVVQMSQGVAKMMDWIRELVVSEQFDDRLLKKTFHREEVLDNINREIVAYLTDLLDATVPHAIAEEGRRQLRIAHEYESASDRAASLLKAYVKLREKRLELPADQREALVDLHDAVAAFLSQVSTAYADRRTLNEADVQRVNQAILTKVRRLREMHLQHMTDSQVDPTLSLVFAGLLTDYRRIRAHAVNLYEASVEPAGAGVRS; this comes from the coding sequence ATGGCCATGTCGGTCGTCGGCGGCCTCGGCATCTTCATGCTCGGCATGAAGCACATGTCCGAGGGCATGCAGGCGGTGGCCGGCAACTCCCTGCGGCGCATGATCAGGCTCGTGACCGACCACCGACTGCTCGCCACGGCCGTCGGCACCGGCGTCACCATGCTCGTGCAGTCGTCGAGCATCACGACGGTCATCGTCGTCGGGCTCGTCAACGCGGGGCTGATGCAGCTGCACCAGGCGATTGGCGTCATCATGGGCGCCAACATCGGGACGACCATCACCGGCTGGATTCTCGTCCTCAAACTCGGCGCCTGGGGCCTGCCGATTCTCGGCGGAGCCGCGCTCTGGTACGTCTTCGCGCGTCGTGACCGGCCCCGTTTCATCGCCATGGCGGTCATGGGTCTCGGCATGGTCTTCTTCGGCCTCGAGCTCATGAAGGATGGCTTCGCGCCGATGAAGGACGTCCCGGTGTTCGTCGAGGCGTTCGCCTGGTTCGAGGCCGACACGTACTGGGGCGTGCTGAAGTGCGCGGCGATTGGCTGCCTGCTCACGCTGCTCGTCCAGAGCAGCAGCGCGACGCTCGGCATCACGATCGGCCTCGCGGCGACCGGCGTCATTCCCTTCACGACGGCAGCCGCGCTGGTGCTCGGCGAGAACATCGGGACGACCATCACCGTCGTGCTCGCCTCGATTGGCGCGACGACGGTCGCCAAGCGGGCGGCCCTGGCCCACGTGCTCTTCAACACGATCGGCGTCTTGTGGATCACCGCGATCTTCCGCTGGTATGTGGCGCTCGTCGCTGGCGTCGTCGAGCGCATGCACGGCATCGATCCCCTGACCGCGAGCTTCGCCACCGCCAGCGATCCGGCGGCGCTGGCCGTGGCCGTCACGGCGGCCATCGCGCTCACCCACTCCGGCTTCAATGTCGTCAACACGCTGGTGTTCCTGCCGTTCCTGCGGCCGTTTGCCAGACTGCTGGAGCGCCTCGTGCGCGGCCCCCGGGTGAAGGAGGTGAGGCGGTTGCGCCCCATCGACACGCGCACCGTGGACGCGCCGGTGCTGGGCGTCGAGCAGAGCCGCGCCGAGGTGGTGCAAATGAGCCAGGGTGTCGCGAAGATGATGGACTGGATCCGCGAGCTGGTCGTCAGCGAGCAGTTCGACGACCGGCTGTTGAAGAAGACCTTCCACCGCGAGGAGGTCCTCGACAACATCAACCGCGAGATCGTCGCGTACCTCACCGACCTGCTCGACGCCACCGTGCCCCACGCCATCGCCGAAGAGGGGCGCCGGCAGCTGCGCATCGCCCACGAGTACGAGTCGGCGAGCGACCGCGCCGCGAGCCTGCTCAAGGCGTACGTGAAGCTGCGCGAGAAGCGGCTCGAGCTGCCCGCCGACCAGCGCGAGGCCCTCGTGGATCTGCACGACGCGGTGGCCGCCTTCCTCTCACAGGTGTCGACGGCCTACGCGGACCGGCGCACGCTGAACGAGGCGGACGTGCAGCGCGTCAACCAGGCCATCCTCACCAAGGTGAGGCGGCTGCGCGAGATGCACCTGCAGCACATGACCGACTCCCAGGTGGATCCCACGCTGAGCCTGGTCTTCGCGGGCCTGCTGACCGACTACCGGCGCATCCGGGCGCACGCGGTGAACCTCTACGAGGCCAGCGTCGAACCCGCCGGGGCTGGGGTCAGGTCTTGA
- a CDS encoding type II toxin-antitoxin system HicA family toxin yields the protein MRLPRDVSGDHLAARLARLGYQPTRQVGSHLRLTTQRSGEHHLTIPRHEALRVGTLAGIVADVADHHGLDREAVIDSLFG from the coding sequence TTGAGACTGCCGCGTGACGTCTCCGGCGATCACCTGGCGGCACGATTGGCCCGGCTTGGGTACCAACCGACCAGGCAGGTGGGGAGCCATCTGAGGCTCACCACCCAGCGGAGCGGCGAGCACCACCTCACGATTCCGAGGCACGAGGCGCTCCGCGTTGGCACGCTCGCCGGCATCGTGGCGGATGTGGCCGATCATCACGGCCTCGACCGCGAGGCTGTCATCGATTCGCTGTTTGGCTGA
- a CDS encoding ABC transporter permease: MRRLRFLLRKELQELRRNPRMFPVVFVAPVIQLTVLGYAATTDVKHVPIVVVDADRSPASRDLIERFDGSVYFTVQGVVSGTAGVERDLALGRTWMILSIPPEFGRDVELGRPVTVQVVADGSDSNSTTVALANATSLVAERAAELAAAARPAAARPVGALDARIRVWFNPQLSSRHFMVPGVLALLLMVITTVLGAMAIVREKELGTLEQLNVTPLRRWELTVGKLLPYGLIGVVDVLLVVSVAVFWFEIPLRGSLALLFGLSFVYLLCTLGLGLLVSTVSATQQQAMMTAVFFFMFPMIYLSGFIFPIENMPAAIQPLAYVIPLTYYLVIVRGLFLKGVGLEAFWPEALALLAWGVVVMTLATLRSRKTYR, from the coding sequence ATGCGACGCCTGCGCTTCCTCCTCCGCAAGGAGCTCCAGGAGCTGCGACGCAACCCGCGCATGTTCCCGGTGGTGTTCGTCGCGCCGGTGATCCAGCTCACCGTCCTCGGTTATGCCGCCACGACCGACGTCAAGCACGTGCCGATCGTCGTCGTCGACGCCGACCGCTCTCCCGCCAGCCGCGACCTCATCGAGCGGTTCGACGGGTCCGTCTACTTCACCGTGCAGGGCGTGGTATCCGGCACCGCCGGCGTCGAGCGCGACCTCGCGTTGGGCCGCACCTGGATGATCCTCTCGATCCCGCCGGAGTTCGGGCGCGACGTCGAGCTGGGCCGTCCGGTCACGGTGCAGGTCGTCGCCGACGGCAGCGACTCGAACTCGACGACGGTCGCGCTCGCGAACGCGACCAGCCTCGTGGCCGAGCGGGCGGCCGAGCTGGCCGCGGCCGCGCGGCCGGCCGCCGCGCGCCCGGTCGGAGCTCTCGACGCCCGCATTCGCGTGTGGTTCAACCCGCAGCTCTCGAGCCGGCACTTCATGGTGCCGGGCGTGCTGGCGCTGCTGCTGATGGTGATCACGACGGTGCTCGGGGCGATGGCGATCGTGCGCGAGAAGGAACTGGGCACGCTCGAGCAGCTCAACGTCACGCCCCTGCGGCGTTGGGAGCTGACCGTCGGCAAGCTGCTGCCGTACGGGCTCATCGGCGTGGTCGACGTGTTGCTCGTCGTGTCGGTCGCGGTGTTCTGGTTCGAGATTCCGCTGCGTGGCAGCCTCGCGCTGCTCTTCGGCCTGTCGTTCGTCTACCTGCTCTGCACGCTCGGTCTCGGGCTGCTCGTGTCGACCGTGTCGGCCACGCAGCAGCAGGCGATGATGACGGCGGTCTTCTTCTTCATGTTCCCGATGATCTACCTGTCGGGGTTCATCTTTCCGATCGAGAACATGCCGGCGGCCATCCAGCCGCTGGCGTACGTCATCCCGCTCACGTACTATCTGGTCATCGTGCGCGGCCTCTTCCTCAAGGGGGTCGGTCTCGAGGCCTTCTGGCCGGAGGCGCTCGCCCTCCTGGCCTGGGGCGTCGTCGTGATGACGCTCGCCACGCTGAGGTCGCGCAAGACCTATCGGTGA
- a CDS encoding ABC transporter permease, whose translation MRKALAVGRKELHQIRRDRRTLVILLFVPAFFLLLYGYALNWDVRHVRLAVLDREHTLESRALVSAFVNSSYFDLVASPGSMAEIERLMDRGEVRAALVIPEGMSRDLRSGRLTQVQVIINGDNANTATTVFGYAQAIARGVSAALQLEALGVAAAPPISVDPRVWYNPELRSALFLVPGLIGFIVMLSSVISTSLSIVREKERGTWEQVRMAPISTVSYVVGKTIPYFVISFASAVLIVLAAMLLFDLPMRGSWAGLVLAVSLFIVAALGTGLLVSTLVDSQALAFLASLLISLLPTMILSGFVFPIASMPAPIQVITYIVPARYFLVVLRGIVLKGVELQAFAPQIGALVAYSVVVLGLASLRLARERG comes from the coding sequence GTGAGGAAGGCGCTCGCCGTCGGCCGCAAGGAGCTGCACCAGATCCGCCGCGATCGCCGCACGCTCGTCATCCTGCTCTTCGTGCCGGCGTTCTTCCTGCTGCTCTACGGCTACGCGCTCAACTGGGACGTGCGGCACGTCCGGCTCGCGGTCCTCGATCGCGAGCACACCCTCGAGAGCCGGGCCCTCGTGTCGGCCTTCGTCAACTCCTCCTACTTCGACCTCGTGGCGTCGCCGGGATCGATGGCCGAGATCGAGCGGCTGATGGACCGCGGCGAGGTGCGGGCGGCGCTCGTCATCCCCGAGGGCATGAGCCGTGACCTGCGCTCGGGGCGATTGACCCAGGTGCAGGTCATCATCAACGGCGACAACGCCAACACCGCCACCACCGTGTTCGGCTACGCGCAGGCGATCGCCCGGGGCGTCTCGGCGGCGCTGCAGCTCGAGGCCCTCGGCGTGGCAGCGGCGCCGCCGATCTCGGTCGATCCCCGCGTCTGGTACAACCCTGAGCTGCGCAGCGCGCTGTTCCTCGTGCCGGGCCTGATCGGGTTCATCGTGATGCTGAGCTCGGTCATCTCGACCTCGCTCTCCATCGTCCGGGAGAAGGAGCGGGGCACCTGGGAGCAGGTGCGCATGGCGCCGATCTCGACGGTGTCGTACGTCGTCGGCAAGACCATTCCGTACTTCGTCATCTCGTTTGCCTCGGCCGTGCTCATCGTGCTCGCGGCGATGCTGCTCTTCGACCTCCCCATGCGCGGGTCGTGGGCCGGCCTCGTGCTCGCCGTCTCGCTGTTCATCGTCGCGGCCCTCGGCACGGGGCTGCTGGTCTCGACGCTCGTCGATTCCCAGGCCCTGGCGTTCCTCGCCAGCCTGCTCATCTCGCTGCTGCCGACGATGATCCTGTCGGGGTTCGTCTTCCCGATCGCCAGCATGCCGGCGCCGATCCAGGTGATCACGTACATCGTCCCGGCGCGCTACTTCCTCGTGGTGCTGCGGGGCATCGTGCTGAAGGGGGTCGAACTGCAGGCGTTCGCGCCGCAGATCGGTGCGCTCGTCGCGTACTCGGTCGTCGTGCTCGGGCTGGCCTCGCTGCGGCTCGCGCGGGAGCGAGGCTGA
- a CDS encoding ABC transporter ATP-binding protein: MSVRDLSRRFGAFVAVDRVTFDVAPGEIFGFLGSNGAGKSTTIRMLCGLLRPTSGAASVGGIDVVADPEGVKRRIGYMSQRFSLYELLSVEENITFFGGLYGLGDAELETRKAFVLDMAGLRGRERTLARDLAGGWRQRLALGCAILHRPPILFLDEPTGGVDPLSRRQFWQLIGELAGQGVTVFVTTHYLDEAEHCHRLALMHAGRIAALGTVAELKQIFADRAVVEVRTSSPMQAVLALDGLPAVEKTSLFGTALHVWLAPGARDTAPIAARLEAHGLPVESMTFVAPSLEDVFMDLVDRAGGALA, from the coding sequence GTGAGCGTCCGCGACCTGTCGCGGCGTTTCGGCGCGTTCGTGGCCGTCGACCGCGTGACGTTCGACGTCGCGCCCGGTGAGATCTTCGGGTTCCTCGGCAGCAACGGCGCGGGCAAGTCGACGACCATCCGCATGCTCTGCGGCCTGCTGCGCCCCACGTCGGGGGCGGCGAGCGTCGGCGGCATCGACGTCGTGGCCGATCCCGAGGGCGTGAAGCGGCGCATCGGCTACATGTCGCAGCGGTTCTCCCTCTACGAACTGCTGTCGGTCGAGGAGAACATCACCTTCTTCGGCGGGTTGTACGGCCTCGGCGACGCCGAGCTCGAGACCCGCAAGGCGTTCGTGCTCGACATGGCGGGCCTGCGGGGCCGTGAGCGCACGCTGGCGCGCGACCTCGCCGGCGGGTGGCGGCAGCGGCTCGCGCTCGGGTGCGCCATCCTCCACCGGCCGCCGATCCTCTTCCTCGACGAGCCGACCGGCGGCGTCGACCCGCTCTCGCGGCGCCAGTTCTGGCAGCTCATCGGCGAGCTCGCGGGCCAGGGCGTCACGGTCTTCGTGACCACGCACTACCTCGACGAGGCCGAGCACTGCCATCGCCTCGCGCTCATGCACGCCGGGCGCATCGCCGCGCTCGGCACCGTGGCCGAGCTGAAGCAGATCTTCGCCGATCGGGCGGTGGTCGAGGTCCGCACGTCGTCGCCCATGCAGGCGGTGCTGGCGCTCGACGGGCTGCCGGCGGTCGAGAAGACGAGCCTCTTCGGCACGGCGCTGCACGTGTGGCTCGCGCCGGGCGCGCGCGACACGGCGCCGATCGCCGCGCGCCTCGAGGCGCACGGGCTGCCGGTCGAGTCGATGACGTTCGTCGCCCCCTCGCTCGAGGACGTGTTCATGGATCTGGTCGATCGCGCCGGGGGCGCGCTGGCGTGA
- a CDS encoding TRAP transporter fused permease subunit, whose amino-acid sequence MGALRARFPAITLGLSVAICAFTLAEVNYPRLAPQSQLGVFTALGLLLCFLNVPASPRVAHSRLARALDIVLGLVAIACCGFVVVQTEPAFSAWWLDGRSLGNRAGYETPADIVAGIVGLGLVMEAARRTLGWALPVLSAVFLAYAYLGAYLPAWLFPHRGYGVDRIVAQTFLHTQGVFGVALSVMFTYVFLFVLFGALLAATGATRFVMHVAARTFRGSPGGPAKVAVLSSGLMGSLSGSAVANTAATGTFTIPMMRSAGFEREDAAGIEAAASSGGALVPPVMGAGAYMMLEIVQPPVTYIEIVRAALVPAILYYLSLFLIVHFSAKRLVRAGAAARARGGQATAPPSPEAGGAGLWWAGVVFVTALSTLVVLLVAGFTPFRAVSLSLVTTGLVAAVHPATRLTRRGARDALMTTGRDVVPLIAAAACVGIVIGVVTLTGVGTRLPATILPLAEHNLLLALLVIMASSLVLGMGLPSAVTYLLLATLIGPVLGQLGVVPLAAHLFIFYFGMMAMVTPPVALAAYAAASIAGADIMRTGLAAFRFALVGFTLPFIFVFRPELLLLAPDGAAAWLDVVLAIGVAVLGITALAGALAGHLFTDVPAGQRVLLLAAAGLLLAPGPTVFVAGFPVHVLDTTGLVVAAVAALANWRRAQPRHDGEGSARGVGRG is encoded by the coding sequence ATGGGTGCCCTTCGGGCCCGCTTCCCGGCGATCACGCTGGGGCTCTCGGTGGCCATCTGCGCGTTCACGCTGGCCGAGGTCAACTACCCGCGGCTCGCCCCGCAGTCGCAACTCGGCGTGTTCACCGCGCTCGGCCTGCTGCTGTGCTTCCTCAACGTGCCGGCCTCGCCGCGCGTGGCGCACTCGCGGCTGGCGCGCGCCCTCGACATCGTCCTCGGCCTCGTGGCTATCGCCTGCTGCGGGTTCGTCGTCGTGCAGACCGAGCCGGCGTTTTCCGCCTGGTGGCTCGACGGCCGCTCGCTCGGCAATCGTGCGGGCTACGAGACGCCGGCCGACATCGTCGCCGGCATCGTCGGGCTTGGCCTCGTCATGGAGGCGGCGCGGCGGACGCTCGGCTGGGCCTTGCCGGTGCTGTCGGCCGTCTTCCTGGCCTACGCCTACCTCGGCGCCTACCTGCCGGCGTGGCTCTTCCCGCATCGCGGCTACGGCGTCGATCGCATCGTGGCGCAGACCTTCCTGCACACGCAGGGGGTCTTCGGCGTCGCCCTCTCGGTGATGTTCACCTACGTCTTCCTGTTCGTGCTCTTCGGCGCGCTGCTCGCCGCCACCGGCGCCACGCGCTTCGTCATGCACGTCGCGGCGCGGACGTTCCGGGGCAGTCCGGGTGGGCCGGCCAAGGTGGCCGTGCTGAGCAGCGGCCTGATGGGTTCGCTGTCGGGCAGCGCCGTGGCGAACACGGCGGCGACCGGGACGTTCACGATCCCGATGATGCGGAGCGCCGGATTCGAGCGGGAGGACGCGGCCGGCATCGAGGCCGCGGCGAGCTCTGGCGGTGCGCTCGTGCCGCCGGTGATGGGCGCCGGCGCCTACATGATGCTCGAGATCGTGCAGCCGCCTGTCACGTACATCGAGATCGTCCGCGCGGCGCTCGTGCCGGCCATCCTCTACTACCTGTCACTGTTCCTGATCGTGCACTTCTCGGCGAAGCGCCTGGTGCGGGCCGGCGCCGCGGCGCGTGCCCGTGGCGGGCAAGCCACGGCACCGCCATCGCCCGAGGCAGGGGGGGCGGGCCTCTGGTGGGCCGGCGTCGTCTTCGTGACCGCGCTTTCGACGCTCGTCGTGCTGCTCGTGGCCGGGTTCACGCCGTTCCGGGCCGTGTCGCTGTCGCTCGTCACCACCGGGCTCGTCGCGGCCGTCCACCCGGCGACGCGGCTCACCCGGCGCGGCGCGCGCGACGCGCTCATGACCACCGGTCGCGACGTGGTGCCGCTCATCGCCGCGGCGGCCTGCGTCGGCATCGTCATCGGCGTCGTCACGTTGACGGGCGTCGGCACGCGGCTGCCCGCCACGATTCTGCCGCTTGCCGAGCACAACCTGCTGCTCGCGCTGCTCGTCATCATGGCCTCGTCGCTCGTGCTCGGCATGGGGCTGCCGTCGGCGGTGACCTATCTGCTGCTCGCGACGCTCATCGGCCCGGTACTCGGCCAGCTCGGCGTCGTGCCCCTGGCTGCCCACCTCTTCATCTTCTACTTCGGCATGATGGCCATGGTGACGCCGCCGGTCGCCCTCGCGGCGTACGCCGCGGCGTCGATTGCGGGGGCCGACATCATGCGCACGGGGCTCGCGGCGTTCCGCTTCGCGCTCGTCGGCTTCACGTTGCCCTTCATCTTCGTGTTCCGGCCAGAGCTGCTGCTGCTCGCGCCAGATGGCGCGGCGGCCTGGCTGGATGTCGTGCTGGCCATAGGCGTCGCGGTGCTCGGCATCACCGCGCTCGCCGGCGCGCTCGCGGGCCATCTCTTCACCGACGTGCCCGCCGGCCAGCGGGTGCTGCTGTTGGCTGCCGCTGGCCTGTTGCTCGCGCCCGGACCGACGGTGTTCGTGGCGGGCTTCCCCGTGCACGTCCTCGATACGACCGGCCTCGTCGTGGCCGCGGTTGCGGCGCTGGCCAACTGGCGCCGCGCGCAGCCCCGGCACGACGGGGAGGGATCCGCGCGAGGCGTCGGCAGGGGCTGA